One Aegilops tauschii subsp. strangulata cultivar AL8/78 chromosome 2, Aet v6.0, whole genome shotgun sequence genomic window, CAACGGCATCCTTGACGACGGTCAGATCGCACCTGACCGTGAAGCAGCCTGCATCTTGCAGCGTGGTTTGCTCGACAAACTTGATAGCGCCCCAACAACTCTTGACACCCTCCGACTCGAAGGTTTGCGCTATGCTCACAGGTTTCGAATCTCCGAGCACTTTGCCATCTTTCCCCAGCAAGCTCAGAGTGAACTTGGCCTTCACGCTCGTCGCCTTTGCCCCTCCTACGAGATGCAGGAACGCCGCCGCGTAGCCAGGTCCCCGGCTGTCACCGTCGGGGTAGAACCTGATGTTCCAGTTGCGGTCGCCGGCGCTGAACATCGTCGAGCTCACGAACTTGTCGACGCCGATGGCGCCGCTGAGCAGCGAGTAGTTGTCCACCACGAAGTTGTGCGCCGTTGTGGCCGTCGGCGTCACGCACCTCGACGACGTTTCGGCCGGCGGCTTGCCCAGACAAGTGGTGATGTTGTTCCCCATGGCAAGCGCAACAGGGCCTGCGGGCGTGCGTGGGTTGGTCTCTCCCCAAGGAAACGTGGCCCTTTTGTGTGCGTGCCTGAGATTAAGGGTCCTTTGACAGTTTGTTTGACATAATATAGGATACCGAGTAGGATCGTTATCGACTTTCTAGAAAACAGAATTGTTAACGACCAAAACTGAAAACAGTTATTCAcaaacactagtagaaaataggGCTTTGGTTCAGCCAGAAAAGAACATTaatcccggttcgagcggctagggcaccgtacaggcattagttccggttcaaatgggacctttagtcccggttgatgccacgaaccgggactaaagggtgcgatgcccattagtaccggttcgtggcaccaaccggtactaaaggttagatctttagtcccggttcgagccatcaatcggtactaatggggtttgaggcattagtaccggttcgtgccacgaaccggtactaaaggtcccattttcaaactctaccccccctcgc contains:
- the LOC109745420 gene encoding BTB/POZ and MATH domain-containing protein 6-like, whose product is MGNNITTCLGKPPAETSSRCVTPTATTAHNFVVDNYSLLSGAIGVDKFVSSTMFSAGDRNWNIRFYPDGDSRGPGYAAAFLHLVGGAKATSVKAKFTLSLLGKDGKVLGDSKPVSIAQTFESEGVKSCWGAIKFVEQTTLQDAGCFTVRCDLTVVKDAVVHKIINN